A single window of Streptomyces sp. NBC_00464 DNA harbors:
- a CDS encoding ATP-binding protein has protein sequence MTELILIVAALAAGAGATLWFHRKARAQQRRADGLQQRVEQLGQQVRSAEQFAAHIAHTVIPAAAAHTQTGQAYQPDLAVPPQLVHTQMANALGALAGQACSAIDRTGQLAQNAAQDQLAQVWAEAENRMAQARQESVDVARAAVRAFASSTVQRAAKLSSAISAGVRRHVSDEAYATLVEMDHLAQQMLLTASGYGVLAGDKLSRRWPATTLTDVVRTAMGRVEGYQRIQHTDLESFAVRSRAVEAVVHTLAVLLDNALRYSPPNALVHVSLEHGASAAFLVVDDAGLRIEDERLTWAREVMSGKQRDDITQLGAYPQTGLRVASVLADQYGFRVELTAPNLYGGTRAIIVLPKALLTTPQPPRPSSVHSVPAAHPALAPEAEPAPAPSATPTTASGLTVRRRTPRPAHETGPAADTRPAPAHVDPGTPAVAAAWMAGSRRSRDNQNTASTDEGR, from the coding sequence ATGACCGAACTGATTCTGATCGTGGCCGCGTTGGCGGCCGGCGCCGGTGCGACGCTCTGGTTCCATCGCAAGGCCCGCGCCCAGCAGCGCCGCGCGGACGGCCTCCAGCAACGCGTCGAACAGCTCGGGCAACAAGTGCGCTCCGCCGAGCAGTTCGCCGCACACATCGCGCACACCGTCATCCCGGCCGCTGCGGCGCACACCCAGACCGGACAGGCCTACCAGCCCGACCTGGCCGTGCCGCCCCAACTGGTGCACACCCAGATGGCGAATGCTCTCGGCGCTCTCGCGGGACAGGCCTGCTCGGCCATCGACCGGACCGGACAACTGGCGCAGAACGCCGCGCAGGACCAGCTCGCACAGGTCTGGGCGGAGGCCGAGAACCGCATGGCCCAGGCGCGGCAGGAGTCGGTGGACGTGGCCCGGGCAGCCGTACGCGCCTTCGCCTCCAGCACGGTGCAGCGGGCCGCGAAGCTGAGCAGCGCGATCAGCGCCGGTGTACGCCGCCATGTCTCGGACGAGGCGTACGCCACGCTGGTCGAGATGGATCACCTGGCCCAGCAGATGCTGCTCACAGCGTCCGGGTACGGCGTCCTGGCCGGCGACAAGCTGTCGCGACGCTGGCCGGCGACCACCCTCACCGACGTCGTCCGCACGGCCATGGGCCGGGTCGAGGGCTATCAGCGCATCCAGCACACGGACCTGGAGTCCTTCGCCGTCCGGAGCCGGGCCGTGGAAGCCGTCGTCCACACCCTGGCGGTGCTGCTGGACAACGCGCTTCGGTACTCCCCGCCGAACGCCCTGGTGCACGTCTCCCTGGAGCACGGGGCGAGCGCGGCCTTCCTCGTCGTGGACGATGCCGGACTGCGGATAGAGGACGAGCGGCTGACCTGGGCGCGCGAGGTGATGTCCGGCAAGCAGCGGGACGACATCACGCAGCTCGGCGCCTACCCCCAGACCGGACTGCGCGTCGCGTCCGTGCTCGCCGACCAGTACGGCTTCCGCGTCGAACTGACGGCGCCCAACCTGTACGGCGGCACCCGCGCGATCATCGTGCTCCCGAAGGCCCTCCTGACGACGCCCCAGCCCCCGCGGCCGTCGTCCGTGCACAGCGTGCCGGCCGCCCACCCGGCCCTGGCACCGGAGGCGGAGCCCGCGCCTGCGCCGTCGGCCACGCCCACCACGGCAAGCGGCCTCACCGTCCGTCGGCGCACCCCGCGCCCCGCCCACGAGACGGGCCCCGCAGCCGACACGCGGCCGGCCCCGGCCCACGTGGATCCGGGTACCCCCGCCGTGGCCGCAGCGTGGATGGCAGGCAGCCGCCGCAGCCGGGACAACCAGAACACCGCCAGCACTGACGAAGGACGTTGA
- a CDS encoding roadblock/LC7 domain-containing protein, giving the protein MSDTHSNALGWLLDEQLGSVEGVRYAVLMSGDGLLKARTETIGQEDGEKLAALTASLRASGRAWDDFTGGRGVRQQLIESVERIGLTTAAGQNTMLSVVTTGPHADVGLISHHMALLVVRLGEQLGTTERRPVLQPDGGTAV; this is encoded by the coding sequence ATGTCGGACACCCACTCGAACGCCCTGGGCTGGCTGCTTGACGAGCAGCTGGGATCCGTGGAGGGCGTCCGGTACGCCGTACTGATGAGCGGCGACGGCCTGCTCAAGGCCCGGACCGAGACCATCGGACAGGAGGACGGCGAGAAGCTGGCCGCCCTGACCGCCTCGCTGCGGGCCTCGGGCCGGGCGTGGGACGACTTCACCGGCGGGCGCGGCGTGCGCCAGCAGCTGATCGAGAGCGTCGAGCGGATCGGCCTGACGACGGCGGCGGGTCAGAACACGATGCTCTCGGTCGTCACCACGGGACCCCACGCCGACGTCGGCCTGATCAGCCACCACATGGCCCTGCTCGTGGTGCGCCTGGGCGAGCAGCTCGGCACCACGGAACGCAGGCCCGTCCTCCAGCCGGACGGAGGCACCGCGGTATGA
- a CDS encoding DUF742 domain-containing protein, with protein MVRPYVRTGGRVRPRRDVLLESVVIAAPSPTGELGPDSRRVMSLFSVGHGGLAVADIAAALQLPPSTIRILVSSLMDSGHLASPAAAVNDQPENDLLQKVLDGLRELV; from the coding sequence ATGGTGAGGCCTTACGTCCGCACGGGCGGACGGGTCCGCCCGCGCCGGGACGTCCTTCTGGAGAGCGTGGTCATCGCCGCGCCCAGCCCCACCGGCGAGCTGGGGCCCGATAGCCGGCGGGTGATGAGCCTGTTCTCCGTGGGCCACGGCGGGCTGGCCGTTGCGGACATCGCTGCCGCGCTGCAGCTGCCGCCCTCCACCATCCGGATCCTCGTCTCCTCCCTCATGGACAGCGGCCATCTGGCCAGCCCGGCGGCCGCTGTGAACGATCAGCCCGAAAACGACCTCCTGCAGAAGGTGCTTGATGGACTGCGAGAACTGGTCTGA
- a CDS encoding GTP-binding protein, whose amino-acid sequence MDCENWSDTRNAVSYVPATVTRSAKIVIAGGFGVGKTTFIGSVSEVRPLRMEEPITEDSVGIDDLRGTPKKTTTTVGMDFGRIHLANGALALYLFGLPGQVRFQPLWEDLAQGALGCLVLADTRDLDASHGALTLLEGEGIPYAVAINTFPDAPVYDLDELRQALALEPHTPLTTCDARDRTSSLQALITLAEYLISQRAALSLEPMS is encoded by the coding sequence ATGGACTGCGAGAACTGGTCTGACACGCGGAACGCCGTCTCGTACGTGCCGGCCACGGTGACCCGGTCCGCCAAGATCGTGATCGCCGGCGGATTCGGCGTCGGCAAGACGACCTTCATCGGCAGCGTCTCCGAGGTGCGGCCGCTGCGGATGGAGGAGCCGATCACCGAGGACAGCGTCGGGATCGACGATCTGCGCGGCACACCGAAGAAGACCACGACGACCGTGGGCATGGACTTCGGCCGGATCCACCTGGCCAACGGCGCCCTGGCCCTGTATCTGTTCGGACTCCCCGGACAGGTCCGCTTCCAGCCCCTGTGGGAGGACCTGGCACAGGGTGCACTCGGCTGCCTCGTCCTGGCCGACACCCGTGACCTCGACGCGAGCCACGGGGCTCTGACTCTGCTGGAGGGCGAGGGAATCCCCTACGCGGTCGCGATCAACACCTTCCCCGACGCGCCCGTCTACGACCTCGACGAACTGCGCCAGGCCCTCGCCCTGGAACCCCACACACCGCTGACCACCTGTGACGCGCGCGACCGCACCTCCTCCCTCCAAGCCCTGATCACGCTCGCGGAGTACCTGATCTCGCAGCGTGCAGCCCTCTCCCTGGAGCCCATGTCATGA
- a CDS encoding cytochrome P450, which produces MTFTSSVPTVAPGRVSLYDPGFAADPHAAYERMRKTYGPLVPVELSPGIPATLVIGYLQARRILNDPMYFPPDPRVWEQQVPASCPVRPMMEWRPNALRNGGAEHARYRAANTAGINAVDQHRLRAQVERIASESVADFLTAGSADLLTQYAWPIAFRILSALLGCPDEIGARIADGMARIFDTTDAHQGNQILGQALADLVALRRHEPADDITSRLLAHPAGLTDEEMSHQLVTLYGAGIEPLTNLIANTQLKILTDEEFSAALHAGQSTVRDALDTVLYTDPPMANYCITYPPYPADIDGYLLPAHQPVVISMAACNNDPELTQGPAGISGNRAHLAWSIGPHTCPARSHAYLIAETAVTYLLDALPEMDLAVPAAELRWRPGPFHRALESLPVRFSTAR; this is translated from the coding sequence ATGACCTTCACCAGCTCCGTGCCCACGGTCGCACCGGGCAGGGTCTCGCTGTACGATCCGGGCTTCGCCGCAGACCCGCACGCCGCCTACGAACGGATGCGCAAGACCTACGGCCCCCTGGTGCCCGTCGAGCTGTCCCCCGGCATCCCGGCCACGCTGGTGATCGGCTACCTCCAGGCCCGCCGCATCCTCAACGACCCCATGTACTTCCCGCCGGACCCGCGCGTCTGGGAGCAGCAGGTGCCGGCCTCGTGCCCGGTGCGGCCGATGATGGAGTGGCGGCCCAACGCCCTGCGCAACGGCGGTGCGGAACACGCCCGTTACCGGGCGGCCAACACCGCCGGTATCAACGCGGTCGACCAACACCGCCTGCGCGCCCAGGTGGAGAGGATCGCCTCGGAGTCGGTCGCGGATTTCCTCACCGCCGGCAGCGCCGATCTGCTCACCCAGTACGCCTGGCCGATCGCCTTCCGGATCCTGAGTGCTCTGCTGGGCTGCCCCGACGAGATCGGAGCCCGTATCGCCGACGGGATGGCACGCATCTTCGACACCACCGACGCCCATCAGGGCAATCAGATCCTCGGCCAGGCCCTCGCCGACCTCGTCGCCCTGCGCCGGCACGAACCCGCCGACGACATCACCTCGCGTCTCCTGGCCCACCCGGCGGGGCTGACCGACGAGGAGATGAGCCACCAGCTCGTCACTCTCTACGGCGCCGGTATCGAGCCCCTGACCAACCTCATCGCCAACACCCAGCTGAAGATCCTCACCGACGAGGAATTCTCCGCCGCGCTGCACGCGGGCCAGTCCACGGTGCGTGACGCGCTCGACACCGTCCTGTACACCGACCCGCCGATGGCGAACTACTGCATCACCTATCCGCCCTATCCCGCGGACATCGACGGATACCTGCTCCCGGCCCATCAGCCCGTCGTCATCTCCATGGCGGCCTGCAACAACGACCCCGAACTCACTCAGGGGCCGGCCGGGATCTCGGGCAATCGTGCCCATCTGGCCTGGAGCATCGGCCCCCACACCTGCCCGGCCCGCTCGCACGCCTACCTCATCGCCGAGACCGCGGTCACCTATCTGCTCGACGCCCTGCCGGAGATGGATCTCGCCGTTCCCGCCGCTGAACTGCGCTGGCGTCCGGGGCCCTTCCACCGTGCCCTGGAATCCCTCCCCGTCCGGTTCTCCACCGCTCGCTGA
- a CDS encoding cytochrome P450 family protein: MSEQPVLVLDPTGSDRHTEYQALRDRGPATRVDVLGVTAWSVTDPALLKELLTSPDVSKDARAHWPAFAETVATWPLALWVAVSNMFTAYGGDHRRLRRMVAPAFSARRIQDLRSSVEKVVAALLDDLDSRPAGEVADLRKDLAHPLPIAVIGQLMGVPEHQLDGFRALVDGVFDTTLTVEQATANTAALYEALNVLIAAKRAEPGDDMTSLLVASRDDEGDGSALTDDELRDTLLLMVSAGYDTTVNVIDQAITALLADPAQLAHLRAGRADWNSVVEETLRHEPAVKHLPMRFALADIPLPDGQTIARGEAILASYAAANRHPGMHGESADVFDVTRPTKEHLAFGHGVHFCLGAPLARLEIATALQQLFERFPEVELAVPAAELQPLPSLISNGHQTLPVRLRPAAG, from the coding sequence ATGTCCGAACAGCCCGTACTCGTCCTCGACCCCACCGGCTCCGACCGCCACACCGAGTACCAGGCCCTGCGCGACCGCGGTCCGGCCACCCGTGTGGACGTCCTCGGGGTGACCGCGTGGTCGGTCACCGACCCGGCGCTTCTCAAGGAACTCCTCACCAGTCCGGATGTCTCCAAGGACGCCCGCGCCCACTGGCCGGCCTTCGCGGAGACCGTGGCCACCTGGCCCCTCGCCCTCTGGGTCGCCGTGAGCAACATGTTCACCGCCTACGGCGGCGACCACCGACGGCTCCGCCGGATGGTGGCCCCGGCGTTCAGCGCCCGCCGCATCCAGGACCTGCGTTCATCGGTCGAGAAGGTGGTCGCCGCACTTCTCGACGATCTCGACTCCCGTCCTGCCGGTGAAGTGGCCGATCTGCGCAAGGACCTCGCCCACCCGCTGCCGATCGCGGTGATCGGCCAGCTCATGGGTGTCCCCGAGCACCAGCTCGACGGCTTCCGCGCCCTGGTCGACGGCGTCTTCGACACCACCCTCACCGTCGAGCAGGCGACCGCGAACACGGCCGCGCTGTACGAGGCCCTCAACGTCCTGATCGCGGCCAAGCGCGCGGAGCCCGGCGACGACATGACCTCGCTCCTCGTCGCTTCCCGCGACGACGAGGGGGACGGCAGCGCCCTCACCGACGACGAGTTGCGCGACACACTCCTGCTGATGGTCTCCGCCGGGTACGACACCACCGTCAACGTGATCGACCAGGCCATCACCGCGCTGCTGGCCGACCCCGCGCAGCTGGCTCATCTGCGGGCCGGCCGCGCCGACTGGAACAGCGTCGTCGAGGAGACCCTCCGGCACGAGCCCGCCGTGAAGCACCTGCCCATGCGCTTCGCCCTGGCGGACATCCCCCTGCCCGACGGACAGACGATCGCCCGCGGCGAGGCGATCCTCGCCTCCTACGCCGCCGCCAACCGCCACCCCGGCATGCACGGTGAGTCCGCGGACGTCTTCGACGTCACCCGGCCGACGAAGGAGCACCTGGCCTTCGGCCACGGCGTCCACTTCTGCCTCGGCGCCCCGCTCGCCCGCCTGGAGATCGCCACCGCGCTCCAGCAGCTCTTCGAGCGGTTCCCCGAGGTCGAACTCGCGGTTCCCGCAGCCGAACTGCAGCCGCTGCCCTCCCTGATCAGCAACGGGCACCAGACCCTCCCAGTACGCCTGCGTCCGGCCGCCGGCTGA
- a CDS encoding glycoside hydrolase family 43 protein, whose amino-acid sequence MALFDNPVIPGFSPDPSICRVGDDYYVATSSFEYVPGVPLWHSRDLVNWRLIGHALDRPGQLELPDTVPASCGVYAPTLRHHDGRFWMITTVVTDAGTVLVTAEDPAGPWSDPVPVGIPGIDPDLAWDEDGTCWCVYSDDGIRGVRIDPESGKALGEPVALWSGSGLQYPEGPHLYRIGDWWYLLLSEGGTERGHAMSVARTRSLPGPFEPHPDNPVLSHRSTGHPVQNVGHGDLVQAQDDTWWMVLLGTRPRGDTPKYHGLGRETFLAPVRWEDGWPLPGPVDLRAEAPALSPHPWPDEPERDDFDSPALAPCWVSPRRHDPAAVRLDERPGHLVLHAHADSLDLPGALFVGRRQRDPDCTARTRVEVGPGGLGGLAVRLDEAHHYRVETDDSGLVRAVARIGPLCHTVAERALPPGPVTLRIDVTTTVVLPPSVTDPGATAPPGLRVGGPDTLHLGYETAGGDFEILAALDGRYLSTEVAGGFTGRVVGMYATRGSAAFDWFGLRPA is encoded by the coding sequence ATGGCGCTCTTCGACAACCCCGTGATACCCGGCTTCAGTCCGGACCCGAGCATCTGCCGGGTGGGCGACGACTACTACGTGGCGACGTCCAGCTTCGAGTACGTGCCCGGGGTGCCCCTGTGGCACAGCCGCGACCTGGTGAACTGGCGGCTGATCGGCCACGCGCTGGACCGTCCCGGCCAGTTGGAGCTGCCGGATACGGTCCCGGCCTCGTGCGGGGTGTACGCGCCCACCCTGCGGCATCACGACGGCCGCTTCTGGATGATCACGACCGTGGTCACCGATGCCGGAACCGTCCTGGTCACCGCGGAGGATCCCGCCGGCCCCTGGTCGGATCCCGTTCCGGTCGGCATACCCGGCATCGACCCCGATCTGGCCTGGGACGAGGACGGCACCTGCTGGTGCGTGTACTCGGACGACGGCATCCGCGGGGTGCGCATCGATCCGGAATCGGGCAAGGCGCTGGGCGAGCCGGTGGCGTTGTGGTCGGGCAGCGGGCTGCAGTACCCCGAGGGGCCGCACCTGTACCGGATCGGCGACTGGTGGTACCTGCTGCTTTCGGAGGGCGGCACCGAACGCGGCCACGCGATGTCGGTGGCCCGCACCCGCAGCCTGCCGGGGCCGTTCGAACCGCACCCGGACAACCCCGTGCTCTCCCACCGGAGCACCGGCCACCCCGTGCAGAACGTCGGCCACGGGGACCTCGTACAGGCACAGGACGACACCTGGTGGATGGTGCTGCTGGGCACCCGGCCACGCGGCGACACCCCGAAGTACCACGGGCTGGGCCGGGAGACGTTCCTGGCGCCCGTGCGCTGGGAGGACGGGTGGCCGCTGCCGGGACCGGTGGACCTGCGGGCCGAGGCCCCCGCCCTGTCGCCGCACCCATGGCCGGACGAGCCGGAGCGGGACGACTTCGACTCCCCCGCGCTCGCGCCGTGCTGGGTGTCACCGAGGCGGCACGACCCGGCCGCCGTGCGCCTCGACGAGCGACCGGGGCACCTGGTGCTGCACGCCCACGCGGACAGCCTCGACCTGCCTGGCGCACTCTTCGTGGGGCGGCGCCAGCGGGACCCGGACTGCACCGCCCGTACACGGGTCGAGGTCGGTCCGGGAGGCCTGGGCGGGCTCGCCGTACGGCTCGACGAGGCGCACCACTACCGGGTGGAGACCGACGACTCCGGCCTGGTCCGCGCTGTCGCCAGGATCGGTCCGCTGTGCCACACCGTGGCCGAACGCGCCCTGCCGCCGGGTCCGGTGACGCTACGGATCGACGTCACCACCACCGTGGTCCTGCCCCCCTCCGTCACGGACCCGGGGGCGACGGCCCCGCCCGGCCTCCGCGTCGGCGGGCCCGACACCCTCCACCTGGGGTACGAGACGGCCGGGGGCGACTTCGAGATCCTGGCCGCGCTCGACGGCCGCTACCTCAGTACGGAGGTGGCCGGGGGCTTCACCGGCCGAGTCGTCGGCATGTACGCGACCCGGGGCAGCGCGGCCTTCGACTGGTTCGGCCTGCGTCCGGCCTGA
- a CDS encoding IclR family transcriptional regulator, whose translation MATRATDAGTNQSVERAVSVLRALDSGRAELRVSDVAEVTGLGSSTTSRLLSTLERLDMVERDPVSNLYRLSLGILPLAATATNRHPVHRAARMVLQDLATRTGLGANVAIRRDTELMFLCNFEGTRAPKSYTQAGHTAPLHATSIGKCLLTGLTPKERRTLLPEPLTAHTDYTTTSHDLLDTEIDTVRRTGYAIEAEERALGRASLAAPVRDASGDVVAAISLWGPTSLLGSQTEAEGQRLALTREVIEAADAISQALGAV comes from the coding sequence ATGGCTACTCGGGCGACCGACGCCGGGACGAACCAGAGCGTCGAACGAGCAGTCTCGGTGCTGCGCGCACTCGACTCCGGCCGCGCCGAACTGCGCGTCTCCGACGTCGCCGAAGTCACCGGGCTGGGATCCTCCACCACCTCCCGCCTGCTGTCCACCCTCGAACGCCTCGACATGGTCGAGCGCGACCCGGTCAGCAACCTCTACCGGCTCAGCCTCGGCATCCTCCCCCTCGCCGCCACCGCCACCAATCGACACCCGGTCCACCGGGCCGCCCGCATGGTCCTCCAGGACCTCGCCACCCGCACCGGGCTGGGGGCCAACGTCGCCATCCGCCGCGACACCGAGCTGATGTTCCTGTGCAACTTCGAGGGGACGCGCGCCCCGAAGTCGTACACCCAGGCCGGCCACACCGCCCCGCTGCACGCCACCAGCATCGGCAAATGCCTGCTCACAGGCCTCACGCCCAAAGAGCGCCGCACACTGCTTCCCGAACCGCTCACGGCACACACCGACTACACGACCACCAGCCACGACCTCCTCGACACCGAGATCGACACCGTGCGCCGTACCGGCTACGCCATCGAAGCCGAGGAACGCGCCCTGGGCCGCGCCTCCCTCGCCGCACCGGTCCGTGACGCCTCGGGCGATGTCGTGGCCGCCATCTCCCTGTGGGGCCCCACCTCCCTCCTCGGCAGCCAGACCGAGGCGGAGGGGCAGCGCCTCGCACTGACCCGCGAGGTCATCGAAGCCGCCGACGCCATCAGCCAGGCGCTGGGCGCGGTCTGA
- a CDS encoding FAD-dependent oxidoreductase gives MREEEVHYDIAVIGGGLAGTCAAIAAARLGRRVALVNNRPVLGGNASSEVRVWVCGATAHGVHRWARETGIMGELYTENQYRNPEGNPYYWDQVVLDAVRAEPNIDLYLNTDVREVDASGPDDARELHSCTGWMMGSERRITFHARQFLDCTGDGLLGHLAGAHYRIGREARAEFGEPWAPEEGDEALLGSTILFHTKDLGRPVKFVAPESARDLTTTPILRNRVLRTGDNGCDYWWIEWGGELDTVHDNERIRDELQSVVMGIWDHIKNSGEFPDAENLTLEWVGSLPGKREYRRFLGDHMLSQQDVLEQRQFDDRVAFGGWSVDLHPVQGMYADEPGARQRYADGIFHIPLRSLYSANVTNLLFAGRNISATHIAFGATRVMATCATLGEAAGTAAALCVAEGIGPRELAAERPELVRRTLLRQDASVIGLSDDDPDNLARAARVSASSHLSRLAAEPTPAAPGEPYPLTRDLGLLLPADPALDTVDLLVHGAQGERPSELTVELWSTGRRENAVPVDHLLTTTVTVPAGGPHWVTARLGHRPDTPENVVLIVRACPGAALVLVPVRTAGVLALRSRAEGDLAVDHDIPEEDGQLVLEWQARGLRRRTFGFRATPATAAFLPERAVGGFQRPYGGPQMWSSQPLADPDAAAQWLRLDWDTARRLTEARVVFDDDVDEYLNNLHRHRTPFEVMPELVRDYRLQSREPDGTWRTLLTVTDNRRRHRVHDLRGAEGGPVSTDALRLVVDATHGAPHAHVIAFKAYGA, from the coding sequence GTGCGGGAAGAAGAGGTCCATTACGACATCGCCGTCATCGGCGGCGGCCTGGCGGGGACCTGCGCAGCCATCGCCGCGGCCCGGCTGGGCCGACGCGTCGCCCTGGTCAACAACCGGCCGGTACTGGGCGGCAACGCCAGCAGCGAGGTCCGGGTCTGGGTCTGCGGAGCCACCGCCCACGGCGTGCACCGCTGGGCCCGGGAGACCGGCATCATGGGCGAGCTGTACACCGAGAACCAGTACCGCAACCCCGAGGGGAACCCGTACTACTGGGACCAGGTGGTCCTCGACGCGGTCCGGGCCGAACCGAACATCGACCTGTACCTCAACACCGACGTACGGGAAGTCGACGCGAGCGGCCCGGACGACGCGCGCGAGCTGCACTCCTGCACCGGCTGGATGATGGGCTCCGAGCGGCGCATCACCTTCCATGCCCGTCAGTTCCTCGACTGCACCGGCGACGGCCTCCTCGGCCACCTCGCGGGCGCCCACTACCGCATCGGCCGCGAGGCGCGTGCGGAGTTCGGTGAGCCCTGGGCGCCCGAGGAGGGGGACGAGGCGCTGCTCGGGTCGACGATCCTGTTCCACACCAAGGACCTCGGCCGGCCGGTGAAGTTCGTCGCGCCCGAGTCCGCCCGCGACCTCACCACCACGCCCATCCTGCGCAACCGTGTGCTGCGCACCGGCGACAACGGCTGTGACTACTGGTGGATCGAGTGGGGCGGCGAACTCGACACCGTCCACGACAACGAGCGGATCCGCGACGAACTGCAGTCCGTGGTCATGGGCATCTGGGACCACATCAAGAACTCCGGCGAGTTCCCGGACGCAGAGAACCTGACGCTGGAGTGGGTCGGCAGCCTCCCCGGCAAGCGCGAGTACCGCCGCTTCCTCGGCGACCACATGCTGAGCCAGCAGGACGTCCTGGAGCAGCGGCAGTTCGACGACCGCGTCGCCTTCGGCGGCTGGTCCGTCGACCTCCACCCGGTGCAGGGGATGTACGCCGACGAGCCCGGCGCCCGCCAGCGCTACGCGGACGGCATCTTCCACATCCCGCTGCGCTCCCTGTACTCGGCGAACGTCACGAACCTCCTGTTCGCCGGGCGCAACATATCCGCCACCCACATCGCCTTCGGCGCCACCCGGGTGATGGCCACCTGCGCCACGCTCGGCGAGGCCGCGGGCACGGCCGCCGCGCTGTGCGTCGCCGAGGGCATCGGCCCGCGCGAGCTCGCCGCCGAGCGCCCCGAGCTGGTGCGCCGCACGCTGCTGCGGCAGGACGCCTCGGTGATCGGCCTGTCCGACGACGACCCCGACAACCTGGCCCGCGCGGCCCGGGTGAGCGCCTCCTCGCACCTGAGCCGGCTGGCCGCGGAGCCGACGCCGGCCGCGCCCGGCGAGCCGTACCCGCTCACCCGCGACCTCGGGCTGCTGCTGCCGGCCGACCCCGCGCTCGACACGGTCGACCTGCTGGTCCACGGCGCCCAGGGCGAGCGGCCGAGTGAACTCACCGTGGAACTGTGGAGCACCGGCCGCCGCGAGAACGCCGTCCCCGTCGACCACCTGCTCACCACCACGGTGACCGTGCCGGCCGGCGGTCCCCACTGGGTCACGGCCCGCCTTGGCCACCGCCCGGACACCCCGGAGAACGTCGTCCTGATCGTGCGCGCCTGTCCGGGCGCGGCACTGGTCCTCGTGCCCGTGCGCACCGCCGGTGTTCTCGCGCTGCGCAGCAGGGCCGAGGGCGACCTGGCCGTCGACCACGACATTCCCGAGGAGGACGGCCAGCTGGTCCTGGAGTGGCAGGCCCGCGGCCTGCGCCGCCGGACCTTCGGCTTCCGCGCCACCCCGGCCACCGCGGCGTTCCTGCCCGAACGGGCCGTCGGCGGCTTCCAGCGCCCCTACGGCGGACCGCAGATGTGGTCGTCCCAGCCCTTGGCCGACCCGGACGCCGCGGCGCAGTGGCTACGCCTCGACTGGGACACGGCGCGTCGGCTCACCGAGGCGCGCGTGGTGTTCGACGACGACGTCGACGAGTACCTCAACAACCTGCACCGCCACCGCACCCCCTTCGAGGTGATGCCGGAACTGGTCCGCGACTACCGCCTCCAGAGCCGCGAGCCCGACGGCACCTGGCGCACCCTGCTGACGGTGACGGACAACCGCCGCCGCCACCGCGTGCACGATCTGCGCGGTGCGGAAGGCGGGCCCGTGAGCACCGACGCCCTGCGCCTCGTGGTGGACGCGACGCACGGGGCTCCGCACGCGCACGTGATCGCGTTCAAGGCGTACGGAGCGTAG
- a CDS encoding carbohydrate ABC transporter permease gives MSTAAPPRKAAPHRERTGGRLSNGAFALLLTAPGIALFATIIIYPLVSALFTGFFKQDLRLPGREFVGLDNFAYWLDGDFLTILKQTLVFTVGATLVPFVLGFALALALNSGLKGSGFMRGLFLFPWVIPGVVVSFLWMWIFNANYGVLNGILMDTGIIDESVSWLGRPGTAMLAVIITKTWASFPWMMVMLLAGLQTVPKELHEAASIDGAGAIRRFFAVTWPQVRGVASIVLLLEFIWNFQHFDTIYVLTGGGPAGATETFATAVYQTAFKGFDIGRATALGGLWMLLLLLLVAVYLRITERKGDA, from the coding sequence ATGAGTACGGCCGCACCTCCACGGAAGGCCGCTCCACATCGTGAGCGGACCGGTGGACGACTCTCCAACGGCGCGTTCGCCCTGCTGCTCACCGCGCCGGGGATCGCCCTGTTCGCGACGATCATCATCTATCCGCTGGTGTCGGCCCTGTTCACCGGCTTCTTCAAGCAGGACCTGCGCCTGCCGGGACGGGAGTTCGTCGGCCTCGACAACTTCGCCTACTGGCTGGACGGCGACTTCCTCACCATCCTCAAGCAGACCCTGGTCTTCACCGTCGGTGCGACGCTCGTCCCCTTCGTGCTCGGGTTCGCGCTCGCGCTCGCGCTGAACTCGGGCCTGAAGGGCAGCGGCTTCATGCGCGGCCTGTTCCTGTTCCCGTGGGTGATCCCGGGTGTGGTGGTCTCCTTCCTGTGGATGTGGATCTTCAACGCGAACTACGGCGTGCTGAACGGCATCCTCATGGACACCGGGATCATCGACGAGTCCGTCTCCTGGCTCGGCCGGCCGGGCACCGCGATGCTCGCCGTCATCATCACCAAGACCTGGGCGAGCTTCCCCTGGATGATGGTGATGCTCCTGGCCGGTCTGCAGACCGTGCCCAAGGAGCTGCACGAGGCGGCCTCGATCGACGGGGCCGGCGCGATCCGGCGCTTCTTCGCCGTCACCTGGCCCCAGGTGCGCGGGGTCGCCTCGATCGTGCTGCTCCTGGAGTTCATCTGGAACTTCCAGCACTTCGACACCATCTACGTGCTCACCGGCGGCGGGCCGGCCGGAGCCACCGAGACCTTCGCCACCGCGGTGTACCAGACCGCCTTCAAGGGCTTCGACATCGGCCGGGCGACCGCGCTGGGCGGCCTGTGGATGCTGCTCCTGCTCCTCCTGGTCGCCGTCTACCTCAGGATCACCGAGCGGAAGGGCGACGCCTGA